The following are from one region of the Leucobacter sp. Psy1 genome:
- the rplT gene encoding 50S ribosomal protein L20, which yields MARVKRAVNAHKKRRVILERAEGYRGQRSRLYRKAKEQVTHSLVYSYNDRRKRKGDFRRLWIQRINAGARANGLTYNRFIQGLGLAGIEVDRRMLAELAVNEPATFATLVATAKQALPEDTSAPKAA from the coding sequence ATGGCAAGAGTCAAGCGGGCAGTCAACGCCCACAAGAAGCGTCGCGTAATCCTCGAGCGCGCTGAGGGCTACCGCGGACAGCGTTCGCGCCTCTACCGGAAGGCGAAGGAGCAGGTCACCCACTCGCTCGTCTACTCGTACAACGATCGTCGCAAGCGCAAGGGCGATTTCCGTCGTCTGTGGATCCAGCGCATCAACGCGGGCGCGCGCGCCAACGGCCTGACCTACAACCGCTTCATCCAGGGCCTCGGCCTGGCAGGCATCGAGGTCGACCGTCGCATGCTCGCCGAGCTCGCCGTGAACGAGCCCGCAACGTTCGCGACCCTCGTCGCGACCGCGAAGCAGGCCCTTCCCGAGGACACCTCGGCTCCGAAGGCCGCGTAA
- a CDS encoding RNA methyltransferase, with the protein MSDVILSNRQSGRVKRAAALVRKKDRRAQGRFLVEGPQAVREALVHAPQLVEVVYATDEAQPWQLELDRLADREGVELVRATADVVAAMTETVTPQGVVAVVADCRVPVAEACAGGRLVAILHEVRDPGNAGAVLRAADAAGADAVVFAGDSVDPLHPKVVRSTTGSLFHLPVASAPALEDAVLAAREAGLAVVAADVGGAELAASREEQGLAEATAWVFGNEARGLSAKALAHVDRSVRLPIFGRAESLNLATAASVLLYESAFAQRSR; encoded by the coding sequence GTGAGCGACGTCATTCTCAGTAACCGTCAGTCCGGCCGGGTCAAGCGCGCTGCGGCCCTCGTGCGGAAGAAGGACCGCCGGGCGCAGGGGCGGTTCCTCGTGGAGGGGCCTCAGGCGGTGCGCGAGGCGCTCGTGCACGCGCCGCAGCTCGTCGAGGTCGTCTACGCGACCGACGAAGCGCAGCCCTGGCAGCTGGAGCTCGACCGTCTTGCCGACCGAGAGGGCGTCGAACTCGTCCGCGCGACAGCGGACGTCGTGGCCGCGATGACCGAGACGGTCACACCGCAGGGTGTCGTCGCGGTCGTCGCCGATTGCCGGGTACCGGTCGCTGAGGCCTGTGCCGGGGGGCGTCTGGTGGCGATTCTCCACGAGGTACGCGATCCCGGGAATGCCGGCGCCGTGTTGCGAGCGGCGGACGCCGCTGGTGCGGACGCCGTGGTGTTCGCCGGCGACAGCGTGGATCCACTGCACCCCAAGGTCGTGCGGTCGACTACCGGCTCGCTGTTCCACCTGCCAGTCGCGTCAGCACCCGCACTGGAGGATGCCGTGCTGGCTGCGCGGGAAGCCGGTCTCGCCGTCGTGGCGGCGGACGTCGGTGGTGCGGAGCTCGCTGCGTCCCGCGAGGAGCAGGGGCTTGCCGAGGCCACAGCGTGGGTCTTCGGCAATGAGGCTCGGGGCCTGTCGGCGAAAGCGCTCGCGCACGTGGACCGTTCTGTACGCCTTCCGATCTTCGGCCGCGCCGAGTCGCTCAACCTGGCAACCGCCGCGAGCGTTCTCCTCTACGAATCCGCCTTCGCTCAGCGCTCACGCTGA
- a CDS encoding copper resistance CopC family protein → MLTPELHDHTAARGHSPSTPRTGRRTGLRLASATALAAAVAVGGIATPALAHDELVGQRLVLDDVDSVAAVQLSFSDEILTNGTEIAVTDPDGADVTDGEPQHSGRDVDQPVADDLEPGEYRVVWRVVSSDGHPIEGAFVFDLENPASEDPGFRPFDPSEPAGSDNGTTAEENDDAARDASADGAGYVLPAIIGLGALAAIGAVIVVVMKNRKRPEDRTPDGPSEDS, encoded by the coding sequence ATGCTCACTCCGGAACTCCACGATCACACGGCCGCACGCGGTCACTCCCCCTCTACTCCCCGCACCGGACGACGCACCGGCCTGCGACTCGCTTCCGCTACGGCGCTCGCGGCCGCTGTGGCAGTCGGCGGCATCGCCACGCCAGCACTCGCCCACGACGAGCTCGTCGGACAGCGGCTCGTGCTCGACGACGTCGACTCCGTCGCCGCGGTCCAACTCAGCTTCAGCGACGAGATCCTCACCAACGGCACCGAGATCGCCGTCACCGACCCGGACGGCGCTGATGTCACGGATGGCGAGCCTCAGCACAGCGGGCGCGACGTTGATCAGCCCGTCGCGGACGACCTCGAACCCGGTGAGTACCGGGTCGTCTGGCGTGTCGTCTCGAGCGACGGCCACCCCATCGAGGGCGCATTCGTCTTCGACCTCGAGAACCCCGCGTCTGAGGATCCCGGCTTCCGCCCATTCGACCCCTCCGAGCCCGCCGGAAGCGACAACGGCACCACCGCCGAAGAGAACGATGACGCCGCGCGCGATGCGTCGGCGGACGGCGCCGGATACGTGCTCCCCGCGATCATCGGTCTCGGGGCGCTCGCGGCGATCGGTGCGGTGATCGTCGTCGTGATGAAGAACCGGAAGCGGCCCGAGGACCGTACGCCCGACGGCCCCTCAGAAGACAGCTGA
- the pheS gene encoding phenylalanine--tRNA ligase subunit alpha codes for MSDSNPISPEAVDAAVAAALAAFESSDSVADLKRARAEHAGEASAIAQLNALMRQVPKDEKAATGKLMGQARGRIEGAYKSREATLAEAEAQARLVAETVDVTAAPVRREAGTRHPLAQLQDDIADVFVGMGWEVAEGPELEHEWFNFDALGFDPDHPARAMQDTFFVEPAERHLVLRTHTSPVQIRALLGEQLTHTALPLYVVAPGRVYRTDELDATHTPVFHQIEGIAIDRGLTMAHLRGTLEHFARQMFGEGAEIRLRPNFFPFTEPSAEMDVWQPHAKGGARWVEWGGCGMVDPNVLAAAGVDPEEYQGFAFGMGIERTLQFRHDLSDMRDMVEGDIRFNSQFGGLV; via the coding sequence GTGTCAGACTCCAACCCCATCTCACCCGAAGCGGTCGATGCCGCGGTCGCGGCGGCCCTCGCCGCATTCGAGTCTTCGGACTCCGTCGCCGACCTGAAGCGCGCCCGCGCCGAGCACGCAGGCGAGGCATCGGCGATCGCTCAGCTCAATGCGCTGATGCGTCAGGTTCCCAAGGATGAGAAGGCCGCGACCGGCAAGCTCATGGGGCAGGCGCGAGGTCGCATCGAGGGCGCCTACAAGTCGCGTGAGGCGACGCTCGCCGAGGCCGAGGCGCAGGCCAGGCTCGTCGCCGAGACGGTCGACGTCACCGCGGCGCCCGTGCGGCGCGAAGCGGGCACCCGTCATCCGCTCGCTCAGCTCCAGGACGACATCGCCGATGTCTTCGTCGGGATGGGCTGGGAGGTCGCGGAGGGCCCGGAGCTCGAGCACGAGTGGTTCAACTTCGACGCGCTGGGCTTCGATCCCGATCACCCGGCGCGCGCCATGCAGGACACGTTCTTCGTGGAACCCGCTGAGCGGCACCTGGTGCTCCGTACGCACACCTCCCCGGTGCAGATCCGCGCCCTGCTCGGCGAGCAGCTGACGCACACGGCCCTTCCGCTCTACGTCGTGGCCCCGGGACGCGTGTACCGGACCGATGAGCTCGACGCGACGCACACGCCCGTCTTCCACCAGATCGAGGGCATCGCCATCGATCGCGGCCTCACGATGGCCCACTTGCGCGGCACGCTGGAGCACTTCGCGAGGCAGATGTTCGGCGAGGGCGCCGAGATCCGTCTCAGGCCGAACTTCTTCCCCTTCACCGAGCCGAGCGCCGAGATGGACGTGTGGCAGCCGCACGCCAAGGGCGGCGCACGCTGGGTCGAGTGGGGTGGATGCGGCATGGTCGATCCGAACGTGCTCGCCGCCGCCGGTGTCGATCCGGAGGAGTACCAGGGGTTTGCCTTCGGCATGGGCATCGAGCGCACCCTGCAGTTCCGCCACGACCTCAGCGACATGCGCGACATGGTCGAGGGCGATATTCGTTTCAACTCCCAGTTCGGAGGATTGGTCTGA